One window from the genome of Jeotgalibaca sp. MA1X17-3 encodes:
- the opp4C gene encoding oligopeptide ABC transporter permease, with the protein MATTTSEFTRVYAEGTTFPKEEHLSKTIKAESNKKIIFKRFMKHKPAVIGTIVFIIMILMAVFAPLVTNFQPNLITPDFEANPSSTYWLGTDGVGRDVFSRLIYGSRVSLFVGVSSVAIYTVIGTTLGLIAGFFGGKVDNFIMRSTEIIQSFPSFMVILVLVSIIGPGVGTITLVLGLLNWVPLSRIVRGNVLTIKDSEYIQAAISVGYSTPHILFKEILPNVLSNIFVNATFGIASAILTESSLSFLGMGIQPPTASWGNILSQAQSLTVLSSQPWLWIPAGIMILLAVLSINFIGDGLRDAFDGTKN; encoded by the coding sequence ATGGCTACAACTACATCTGAGTTTACACGTGTTTACGCGGAAGGGACAACTTTTCCGAAAGAAGAACATCTATCAAAAACAATTAAAGCAGAAAGCAACAAAAAAATTATTTTCAAACGATTTATGAAACACAAGCCGGCAGTGATCGGAACCATTGTTTTCATTATCATGATTTTAATGGCGGTATTTGCTCCACTCGTTACAAATTTTCAGCCCAATTTAATTACACCAGATTTTGAAGCCAATCCAAGTAGCACGTACTGGTTGGGTACGGATGGTGTCGGACGAGATGTATTTAGTCGCTTAATCTACGGCTCACGGGTTTCTTTGTTTGTTGGTGTTAGTTCAGTTGCTATTTACACGGTAATCGGAACAACGCTAGGTCTAATCGCAGGATTTTTCGGGGGTAAGGTAGACAACTTCATCATGCGATCGACAGAAATTATTCAATCGTTTCCTTCTTTTATGGTGATATTAGTTCTTGTTAGTATTATAGGACCGGGAGTAGGAACGATTACTCTAGTGTTAGGACTGTTAAACTGGGTGCCCCTTTCCCGCATTGTGCGTGGAAATGTTCTGACTATAAAAGATAGCGAGTATATTCAAGCAGCTATTTCCGTTGGGTATAGTACCCCTCATATTTTATTTAAAGAAATTTTACCCAATGTACTGTCCAATATCTTTGTCAATGCAACCTTTGGAATTGCCAGTGCCATATTAACGGAATCCTCCCTCAGCTTCTTGGGTATGGGAATCCAACCACCAACAGCGAGTTGGGGAAATATTTTATCTCAAGCTCAGTCACTGACGGTCTTATCCAGTCAACCATGGCTTTGGATTCCAGCAGGAATTATGATCCTATTAGCAGTATTATCCATTAACTTTATTGGCGACGGCCTACGTGATGCCTTTGATGGTACAAAAAATTAA
- a CDS encoding ABC transporter permease, with product MKWLPTGGRQVLGSDGGFVEQLQHLILPVTVIASTISANMIRYVRSSMIDIFGENYLRTAKAKGLKPSQIIFRHGIRNAFVPIITIIASDIPKLIGGAIVTEQIFQWPGLGALTISSIQSRDYNVLMAITLASAVTVLLANVLMDIFYAAADPRIRYSES from the coding sequence TTGAAATGGTTACCGACGGGTGGTAGGCAAGTTCTTGGATCAGACGGTGGCTTTGTAGAGCAACTACAGCATCTGATTTTACCAGTAACGGTTATTGCATCAACCATTTCAGCGAACATGATTCGTTACGTTCGTTCCAGTATGATTGATATTTTTGGAGAAAACTACTTACGAACAGCAAAAGCAAAAGGATTAAAACCTAGTCAAATTATTTTCCGACATGGGATTCGTAATGCATTTGTACCAATTATTACAATCATTGCATCAGATATCCCCAAGCTTATTGGAGGAGCGATTGTAACCGAACAGATTTTCCAATGGCCTGGTCTAGGTGCATTAACGATTTCATCCATTCAATCACGTGACTACAATGTTTTAATGGCTATTACACTGGCTTCTGCAGTGACTGTGTTATTAGCTAATGTATTAATGGATATTTTCTACGCTGCAGCAGATCCACGGATTCGTTATAGCGAAAGTTAG
- a CDS encoding ABC transporter permease: MKKYLIRRLMIGFVVLFFITFLSYMIINFAPGDPATLYVSADATEEQINQVRVSLGLDKPLLIRYFYWLKELLQGNLGNSFATRQPVTNILMERVGPTLILMGASLVVAYLVAIPLGIYSAVKQNTWVDYLITGSSILGVSIRTFSLDYF, encoded by the coding sequence ATGAAAAAATATTTAATTAGACGATTGATGATTGGATTTGTCGTCCTATTTTTTATCACATTTTTGTCTTATATGATTATCAACTTTGCCCCTGGTGATCCGGCTACTTTATATGTGAGTGCCGATGCTACGGAGGAGCAAATCAATCAAGTGAGAGTGAGCTTAGGTTTGGATAAACCGCTCCTGATTCGTTATTTCTACTGGTTGAAAGAATTACTGCAAGGGAATTTAGGAAATTCTTTTGCAACCCGACAACCCGTAACAAATATCTTGATGGAAAGAGTTGGACCTACTTTAATTTTGATGGGAGCATCATTAGTAGTTGCATACCTAGTTGCGATTCCATTAGGAATTTATAGCGCAGTCAAACAAAACACATGGGTAGATTATCTGATTACCGGTTCATCCATCCTAGGCGTTTCGATCCGAACTTTTTCTTTGGACTATTTCTGA
- a CDS encoding GAF domain-containing protein, whose translation MATAKVKLRSDGSYQEVPITGEDKPQVTQEVKDGWQNIVNLIASFADVRAGLIMEITKESMHVFMMSENESNPYKAGGNDYLCHGLYCETVIGTDSEFSVVDARKLEAWKDNPDMDIDMISYHGLPIKWPDGEFFGTICVLDDKPMDLTENQQHLLREFRASLEKDLQLLVEKNK comes from the coding sequence ATGGCTACAGCAAAAGTTAAATTACGCTCAGATGGCTCTTATCAAGAGGTACCGATTACAGGTGAAGATAAACCACAAGTAACACAAGAGGTCAAAGACGGTTGGCAGAATATTGTTAACCTCATCGCTTCATTTGCGGATGTGCGTGCGGGGTTGATCATGGAAATTACTAAAGAGTCCATGCACGTCTTTATGATGAGTGAAAATGAATCGAATCCATATAAAGCTGGCGGGAACGATTACCTGTGTCACGGTCTCTACTGTGAAACAGTCATTGGTACCGATAGTGAATTTTCTGTTGTTGATGCCCGTAAATTAGAGGCATGGAAAGATAATCCAGATATGGACATCGACATGATTTCTTATCATGGTCTTCCGATTAAATGGCCAGATGGCGAATTTTTTGGAACGATTTGTGTCCTGGATGATAAGCCAATGGATCTAACTGAAAATCAGCAACATTTATTAAGAGAATTTAGAGCCTCACTCGAAAAAGATTTGCAATTACTAGTCGAAAAGAATAAGTAA
- a CDS encoding DUF1788 domain-containing protein: protein MKTTQERLKVLQERLLKPNFLENKSLGNEMSFYIFDYDPSDELFVREETPDIFSFVEKNRPVIHFQVFDLYEIILSFFEKRGYMEKSFKVEGKVG, encoded by the coding sequence ATGAAAACAACACAAGAGAGACTAAAAGTATTACAAGAAAGACTTCTGAAACCTAACTTTTTAGAAAATAAAAGCTTAGGCAATGAAATGAGTTTTTATATATTCGACTATGATCCATCAGATGAACTCTTCGTGCGCGAAGAGACGCCTGATATATTCAGTTTTGTAGAAAAGAATAGACCGGTCATTCACTTTCAAGTATTTGATCTTTACGAAATCATTCTATCGTTTTTTGAAAAACGTGGATATATGGAGAAAAGCTTTAAAGTTGAAGGAAAAGTTGGCTGA
- a CDS encoding cation:dicarboxylate symporter family transporter: MIDIPLFTGFLKMSNYITLIAFVALIGAYVLLTGLKKRKSSFQNRMIAALILGLAIGVAIDLFGTNIGALYTDFAQSEITSWFSIFGSGFIRLVQLLAVPIVFLSIIEVITKVEGTDIRSLTGKTFAILLGTTAISVVVMILLLKIFPLDATSFTGEIAAGKADQIGSIGSQSFPEFFLNLVPNNIFSVFSNNGAIVSVVITAGLFGSAIRFLKGKKPEKVAPFLNFLTSSKVVVNSVLTNVIKVMPYGVTALIATTIISNGLSVIMSVISFILVLYLGVVAMLIVYMGLLLLVGVNPFQFYKKAFTTMLFAFSSRSSVGTLPYTLNTLKDLGVSDQSGNFVATLGTSIGMNGCAGIFPAMLGILLATATGVEMNFAFYVLLIIVVTIGSIGIAGVPGTATVAATVTLNSLGLGAYMSRIGAIFGIDPIIDMGRTMINVTGSMVSAIIVDRWEGTFDAEQFKLPPAVEEETAQESH; this comes from the coding sequence ATGATAGATATTCCATTATTTACAGGTTTTCTGAAAATGAGTAATTATATTACATTGATTGCTTTTGTTGCTCTTATAGGTGCTTATGTACTTCTAACAGGATTAAAAAAACGTAAATCATCGTTCCAAAATCGGATGATAGCAGCTCTTATTTTAGGATTGGCAATTGGTGTTGCCATTGACTTATTTGGTACAAACATTGGAGCATTATATACTGATTTTGCACAAAGTGAAATTACTAGTTGGTTTAGTATTTTTGGTTCTGGATTCATTCGTCTGGTGCAACTATTGGCAGTTCCAATTGTATTCCTGTCCATTATTGAAGTGATTACTAAAGTAGAAGGTACAGATATCAGAAGTTTGACTGGAAAAACCTTCGCTATTTTATTAGGAACAACTGCTATCTCTGTTGTTGTTATGATCCTCTTGCTGAAAATATTCCCATTAGATGCTACAAGTTTCACTGGTGAGATCGCTGCAGGAAAAGCGGATCAAATAGGTAGTATTGGCTCTCAAAGTTTCCCTGAATTTTTCTTAAACTTAGTACCGAACAATATATTCTCTGTATTTTCTAACAATGGTGCAATTGTATCTGTAGTAATTACTGCTGGATTATTTGGTAGTGCCATTCGTTTCTTGAAAGGTAAAAAGCCTGAGAAAGTTGCTCCATTTTTAAACTTTTTAACTTCTAGTAAAGTAGTGGTTAACAGTGTACTAACAAACGTTATTAAAGTAATGCCTTATGGAGTTACTGCTTTAATTGCAACCACTATTATTTCAAATGGTCTTTCTGTTATCATGAGTGTTATTAGTTTTATTCTAGTGCTTTATTTAGGAGTAGTGGCGATGCTAATCGTCTACATGGGTCTTTTATTACTAGTTGGAGTAAATCCCTTCCAGTTCTATAAAAAAGCATTCACAACTATGTTATTTGCATTCTCAAGTCGTTCAAGTGTTGGAACTCTTCCTTATACTTTGAATACTTTGAAAGACTTAGGAGTATCTGACCAAAGTGGAAACTTCGTTGCAACTCTAGGAACTTCCATTGGTATGAACGGTTGTGCTGGAATTTTCCCTGCCATGTTAGGGATTCTTTTAGCTACAGCTACAGGTGTTGAAATGAACTTTGCCTTCTATGTTCTATTGATTATTGTTGTAACTATTGGTTCAATCGGAATTGCGGGAGTACCGGGGACTGCAACTGTTGCTGCTACTGTTACTTTGAATAGTTTAGGCCTTGGAGCATACATGTCTCGTATTGGAGCAATCTTTGGAATTGATCCAATTATTGATATGGGTCGTACCATGATCAACGTTACAGGATCAATGGTTAGTGCGATTATTGTAGACCGTTGGGAAGGTACGTTTGATGCAGAACAATTCAAACTTCCTCCAGCAGTCGAGGAAGAAACAGCACAAGAGAGTCACTAA
- a CDS encoding CoA-disulfide reductase, which produces MEIVIIGGIAAGMGAAAKAARENPEANITVIEKEEYVSFGACGLPYYLGGQFEDENFMFARTVQQMEKTGIDIKIGHEATKIDYDKKVVTYENVQTKEEQFISYDRLMIASGASAIIPKIEGVDAKNVYTFTRLKAVQEIKDHLDDYQNITVIGGGFIGVEVSDQLAQLGKKVTMIEGLDRLMSTQFDPEFSEKIKTAVEEEGVEILLDQFVKELVVTDGIVTQVKTDEKTIDTDLVILAIGYSPNTAFAKDERLNMLKNGAIVIDPSGETSIPDVFSAGDCASSMHRQLGDIYLPLATMASKIGRIVGVNIVSENKKTLEFIGSLGTGAVKAGNYEAGRTGMNEAEAEKLGIEYKTTLISTPSYTNYWPNPTSIDMKLIYEVGTKKLLGAQVFGEKDAVLRMTALTTAIHAGLSTDEIGFIDYAYAPPFATTWEPLNIAANTAK; this is translated from the coding sequence ATGGAAATTGTTATTATTGGAGGAATTGCGGCTGGAATGGGAGCTGCGGCGAAAGCTGCACGAGAAAATCCAGAAGCAAACATTACGGTTATTGAAAAAGAAGAATATGTTTCTTTTGGAGCATGTGGATTACCTTACTATTTAGGAGGACAATTCGAAGACGAAAATTTTATGTTTGCTCGTACTGTTCAACAAATGGAAAAAACAGGAATCGATATAAAAATAGGTCATGAAGCCACAAAAATAGACTATGATAAAAAAGTAGTCACTTATGAAAATGTTCAAACGAAAGAAGAACAATTTATTTCTTATGATCGTTTGATGATTGCTTCAGGTGCGAGCGCAATCATTCCAAAAATCGAAGGAGTCGATGCTAAGAATGTTTATACATTTACTCGTTTGAAAGCCGTTCAAGAAATAAAAGATCACTTAGATGATTATCAAAATATAACTGTAATAGGTGGTGGGTTCATCGGCGTAGAAGTATCTGATCAACTCGCTCAATTAGGTAAAAAAGTTACCATGATTGAAGGACTAGATCGATTGATGTCTACACAATTTGATCCTGAATTTTCAGAAAAAATAAAAACAGCTGTTGAAGAAGAAGGCGTAGAAATTCTTTTAGACCAATTCGTTAAAGAACTTGTTGTAACAGACGGAATCGTTACTCAAGTGAAAACAGATGAGAAAACGATTGATACGGATCTAGTTATACTTGCGATTGGATACAGTCCCAATACAGCATTTGCTAAAGACGAGCGTTTAAATATGTTGAAAAATGGTGCGATTGTGATTGATCCTTCTGGAGAAACTTCCATTCCAGATGTATTTTCCGCTGGAGATTGTGCTTCCTCCATGCACCGTCAATTAGGAGATATTTATCTTCCACTTGCAACAATGGCAAGTAAGATTGGACGTATTGTAGGAGTAAATATTGTTTCTGAAAACAAAAAGACATTAGAATTCATAGGAAGTCTAGGCACTGGCGCAGTAAAAGCGGGCAATTATGAAGCAGGTCGTACAGGAATGAATGAAGCAGAAGCTGAAAAGCTAGGAATTGAATATAAAACAACTCTTATTTCTACACCAAGCTATACAAACTACTGGCCAAACCCTACTTCCATTGATATGAAGTTGATTTATGAAGTGGGAACAAAAAAACTATTAGGCGCTCAAGTTTTTGGTGAGAAAGATGCCGTATTACGTATGACTGCACTAACAACTGCCATCCATGCAGGTTTATCAACCGATGAAATTGGCTTTATCGATTACGCTTATGCCCCACCATTCGCTACAACGTGGGAACCACTAAACATTGCTGCTAATACAGCAAAATAA
- a CDS encoding Rid family detoxifying hydrolase produces the protein MSKLPEAVGPYSAYTVAHEMLFSSGQLPIDPETNELVEANITAQTTQSLENINAILIKEGIPFSNIIKTTVLLSDINDFAAMNDVYAQYMKQPYPARSAFEVANLPKGALVEIEFIADMRI, from the coding sequence ATGTCAAAATTACCAGAAGCAGTAGGACCTTATAGTGCCTATACCGTCGCGCATGAAATGCTTTTCTCCTCAGGACAATTACCGATTGATCCTGAGACGAATGAATTAGTGGAAGCCAACATAACAGCACAAACTACACAATCGTTAGAGAATATCAATGCCATTTTAATCAAAGAAGGAATACCGTTTAGTAATATTATTAAAACTACTGTTTTGCTAAGTGATATTAATGATTTTGCTGCAATGAATGATGTTTATGCACAATATATGAAACAACCTTATCCAGCTCGCTCTGCATTTGAAGTGGCGAATTTACCAAAAGGTGCTCTTGTCGAGATAGAATTTATAGCAGACATGCGTATTTAA
- a CDS encoding MalY/PatB family protein: MTNYNFDRLANRNNDFSKKWSKCFIEERFGPVPDDYISMWIADMDYELAPPIYNHLEKILSKKTLAYIYPYEEFFKAVQYWMSFKTKKEVPLEEITLDYSIVNSLYHVVQTFTKPGDRVLINTPVYNPFREATKRNHAILVENELDIDEKNRYVIDFEELERQMVEQLPKIYILCNPHNPGGTVWSREDLNKISDLCLKYNIILISDEAHSDHINQNIFTSTLELDEKYRQNLVYLNSPNKAFNIAGLKTSYVIIPSHKLRTQYREILEACHVEEPNVFGAAALISGYTPEGREWLESSFDYIIKNYEWAKEFMAKETPMLEIMPMDASYVLWVNVSKTGMTGDTFTWKLAQEEGILFQEGSSFGQSGEDFVRINLGTSKELVQKAFNRMAKWLNEKNIQEQEGE; the protein is encoded by the coding sequence ATGACAAATTATAATTTCGATCGTTTAGCAAATCGGAACAATGATTTTTCTAAGAAATGGTCGAAGTGCTTTATTGAAGAAAGGTTTGGTCCAGTACCAGATGACTATATCTCTATGTGGATTGCAGATATGGATTACGAGTTAGCACCTCCCATCTATAATCACTTAGAAAAAATCCTGAGTAAAAAAACGTTAGCTTATATTTATCCATATGAAGAATTTTTTAAAGCCGTTCAATATTGGATGAGTTTTAAAACCAAGAAAGAAGTTCCTTTGGAAGAAATTACATTGGATTATAGTATTGTTAATTCTTTATACCATGTTGTTCAAACATTCACGAAACCTGGAGATCGTGTTCTTATCAACACTCCTGTATACAATCCATTTCGAGAGGCTACGAAGCGAAATCATGCTATATTAGTCGAAAATGAATTGGATATCGATGAAAAGAACCGTTATGTAATTGATTTTGAGGAGTTAGAGCGTCAAATGGTGGAACAACTTCCTAAAATATATATTTTATGTAATCCACACAATCCAGGGGGTACCGTTTGGTCTCGTGAAGATTTAAACAAAATTTCTGATTTATGTTTAAAATATAACATTATTTTAATTTCTGATGAAGCACATTCTGACCATATTAATCAAAATATTTTTACAAGTACTCTAGAGCTAGATGAAAAATATCGTCAAAATTTAGTATATCTTAATTCACCGAACAAAGCTTTCAATATTGCCGGTTTGAAAACGAGTTATGTAATTATACCCAGTCACAAATTAAGAACTCAATATCGTGAAATTTTGGAAGCTTGTCATGTTGAAGAACCGAACGTTTTCGGTGCAGCAGCATTGATTTCAGGTTACACACCAGAAGGACGTGAATGGTTAGAATCTTCATTTGATTATATTATTAAAAATTATGAATGGGCAAAAGAATTTATGGCAAAAGAAACTCCTATGCTAGAGATTATGCCAATGGATGCTTCGTATGTCCTATGGGTTAATGTTTCAAAAACAGGAATGACTGGAGACACATTCACGTGGAAACTAGCTCAAGAAGAGGGGATTTTATTTCAAGAGGGAAGTTCGTTTGGTCAAAGCGGAGAAGATTTTGTCCGAATTAACTTAGGAACATCTAAAGAACTCGTTCAAAAAGCATTTAATCGTATGGCAAAATGGTTAAATGAAAAGAACATTCAAGAACAAGAAGGAGAATAA
- a CDS encoding transcriptional regulator translates to MKPKKKKHYIDLVHFLGKTLGSNHEIILHLIDEDGTSIAAIENNHISGRTLDSPVTGFALELMKKNKEMDTNFVTNYKARNKVGKEIKGSTFLIKDEEDHLEGLLCINIDNSIYQKLSDDILQLANLSSPISEVVLNSTNSKSTPSEAGEGMVEILSNSIQEIIYETIDPKILDGKYTLSTEAKIEMVEKLERKGIFQLKGAVSQVAEVLNVSEPTIYRYLKMITNKG, encoded by the coding sequence ATGAAACCCAAAAAGAAAAAGCATTATATTGATTTAGTACATTTTCTAGGAAAAACATTAGGATCAAATCATGAAATTATACTTCATCTCATTGATGAGGATGGAACTTCCATTGCTGCTATTGAAAACAATCATATTAGTGGGCGTACTCTAGACTCTCCTGTTACAGGTTTTGCTTTGGAGTTAATGAAAAAAAATAAAGAAATGGATACAAATTTTGTAACTAATTATAAAGCACGAAATAAAGTTGGAAAAGAAATTAAAGGGTCCACCTTTCTGATTAAAGATGAGGAAGATCATTTAGAAGGATTACTTTGTATTAATATTGACAATTCTATCTATCAGAAGCTATCCGATGATATCTTACAATTAGCCAATCTTTCTTCTCCTATTTCTGAAGTTGTACTGAATTCTACTAATTCAAAATCTACTCCCTCAGAAGCAGGAGAAGGCATGGTTGAAATCCTTTCAAATAGTATTCAAGAAATTATTTATGAAACAATCGATCCCAAAATACTAGATGGAAAATATACATTAAGTACCGAAGCAAAAATTGAAATGGTTGAAAAATTAGAGAGAAAAGGCATTTTTCAATTAAAAGGAGCAGTCAGTCAAGTTGCTGAAGTCCTAAATGTATCCGAGCCTACTATTTATCGATATTTAAAAATGATAACGAATAAGGGTTAA
- the nhaC gene encoding Na+/H+ antiporter NhaC yields the protein MVEASIVLGIVIMSIAFGVIGLKVSPNIAILFSIALVMLYAGIKKISFDQLHEGIVNGIKPGIIPIFIFILVGALIAVWIQAGIIPTLMVKGFQVISIKWFVPSVFIVCAIVGSAVGSAFTVMSTIGIAFFGIGTTLGIHPPLIVGAIASGAIFGDKMSPLSESTNLAAAIAEVDLFKHIKHMSWSTIPAFTVSLILFSIFGITNQSAPLLEIQEVIQVLENNYTISNWAFIPILLMFICAWRKIPAILTILINIGVAILFIFFQNPSVKITEIASSIESGFVSVTGNQQIDALLSRGGIESMMPTVSLIILTLSLGGLLMETELIGTVMTSLSKKIHTVSGVVIATLLTSIGVNIFIGEQFLSVILPGNAFKEIYKEKNLDLSVLSRTLEDGGTVINYLIPWGIAGSFVASTFGVPTLTYFPFVFFSLLSPIFSVLSALTGFGIKMAVRSKVEESFG from the coding sequence ATCGTAGAAGCTAGTATCGTATTAGGAATCGTCATCATGAGTATTGCCTTTGGGGTAATTGGGTTAAAGGTTTCACCAAATATCGCTATTCTATTTTCGATTGCTCTGGTTATGCTTTATGCCGGAATTAAAAAGATATCCTTTGATCAATTGCATGAAGGAATCGTAAATGGAATCAAGCCAGGAATCATTCCTATTTTTATCTTTATTTTAGTAGGTGCTCTCATTGCCGTCTGGATTCAAGCAGGAATCATTCCCACCTTGATGGTAAAAGGGTTTCAAGTAATTAGTATCAAATGGTTTGTTCCTTCTGTCTTTATCGTTTGCGCCATTGTTGGTAGTGCGGTAGGAAGTGCTTTTACCGTTATGTCGACGATCGGGATTGCCTTTTTTGGAATTGGAACTACATTAGGAATTCATCCCCCTCTTATCGTTGGAGCAATTGCATCGGGTGCTATTTTTGGTGATAAAATGTCACCATTATCCGAATCAACAAACTTAGCTGCAGCTATTGCGGAAGTCGATTTATTTAAACATATTAAGCATATGTCTTGGTCTACGATTCCTGCTTTTACTGTTTCTTTAATCCTTTTTTCTATTTTTGGAATAACCAATCAATCTGCACCTCTTTTGGAAATCCAAGAAGTGATTCAAGTTTTAGAAAACAACTACACCATTTCAAATTGGGCATTCATTCCTATTTTGTTAATGTTTATCTGTGCATGGAGAAAAATTCCAGCTATTTTAACGATTTTAATAAACATCGGAGTAGCGATTCTCTTTATCTTTTTCCAAAATCCTTCTGTAAAAATTACTGAAATTGCTTCTTCCATCGAATCTGGTTTTGTATCGGTGACAGGTAATCAACAAATTGATGCTCTCCTTTCTCGCGGCGGGATTGAAAGCATGATGCCTACTGTTTCACTCATCATCCTGACGTTGTCTTTAGGTGGATTATTGATGGAGACAGAATTGATTGGAACGGTGATGACTTCTTTATCTAAAAAAATCCACACGGTATCTGGAGTGGTGATTGCTACTTTACTTACTTCCATTGGTGTCAATATTTTTATTGGAGAACAATTTTTGTCCGTAATTTTACCAGGGAATGCTTTCAAAGAAATCTATAAAGAAAAAAATCTCGATTTATCCGTATTAAGTCGTACGTTAGAAGATGGTGGAACTGTCATCAACTACTTGATTCCTTGGGGAATTGCCGGTAGCTTTGTTGCCAGTACCTTTGGAGTTCCAACATTGACGTACTTCCCTTTTGTATTCTTTAGTTTATTGTCTCCCATTTTTTCTGTTTTAAGTGCTTTGACTGGGTTTGGGATTAAAATGGCTGTTCGTTCAAAAGTAGAAGAATCTTTTGGATAA
- a CDS encoding PRD domain-containing protein: MKIKKILNQNAVLVDDQGEEKVAIGKGIGFDKKRNDLLLSRDIERLFVLEPEGQMKLQTLLSQIDEKYLFAAEKIIDHAEIVLMEKLNEHLLIILTDHIAFAAQNIKDGIILRNKLLPEIEILYREEFTIAQWSVDYLTKTIGIPYTYDQAGYIAIHIHSARSGEQDNHRSIREVTIVSDIIQLIERELDINLHAEEMALNYSRLVNHLRLLLQRFHNQQYTTLDNEIIELVKLKYPESYHVAKQVRVLLIKNYQLSTTTEELGYLAIHIERLRLASHK, translated from the coding sequence ATGAAAATAAAAAAAATATTGAATCAAAATGCTGTCTTAGTGGATGATCAAGGAGAAGAGAAAGTAGCAATCGGCAAAGGAATTGGTTTTGATAAAAAACGTAATGATTTATTACTTTCTCGTGATATAGAGCGTTTATTTGTTTTGGAACCAGAAGGACAAATGAAGTTACAGACTTTGTTGAGTCAAATTGATGAGAAGTATTTGTTTGCTGCTGAAAAAATTATCGATCATGCAGAAATTGTTTTGATGGAGAAATTGAATGAGCATTTATTAATTATTTTAACCGATCACATTGCTTTCGCAGCACAAAATATAAAAGATGGTATTATTTTACGAAATAAACTACTACCAGAAATTGAAATATTATATCGTGAAGAATTTACGATTGCACAATGGTCCGTTGACTACTTGACAAAAACGATTGGTATTCCTTATACCTATGACCAAGCAGGCTATATTGCGATCCATATCCACAGCGCTCGAAGTGGAGAACAAGACAATCATCGTAGTATCCGCGAAGTAACGATTGTTTCAGATATTATTCAATTGATTGAAAGAGAATTGGACATTAACTTACATGCAGAAGAAATGGCTTTGAATTATTCTCGTTTAGTGAACCATTTACGTTTATTGCTCCAACGTTTTCATAATCAGCAATATACCACTTTAGATAATGAGATTATCGAATTGGTTAAACTTAAATATCCAGAAAGTTACCATGTTGCAAAACAAGTGCGAGTTTTGCTCATCAAAAATTATCAGTTATCTACTACAACAGAAGAATTAGGCTATTTGGCGATTCATATCGAAAGACTTCGCCTTGCTAGTCATAAATAA